A DNA window from Engystomops pustulosus chromosome 6, aEngPut4.maternal, whole genome shotgun sequence contains the following coding sequences:
- the KMT2B gene encoding histone-lysine N-methyltransferase 2B isoform X2, with translation MAAAASAGPGASGSVRGRFPGRPWVGRSGNRADRVRIPFQSAGRAAEIVDPVQLRILELHLNMQRLVVACGPDSDSAEDDEFLGFSEDPPVRQPLRLTLRSNRVGKSKTSRKSSLSFSVVSASAASSPSSKQEAPAASCKRESPPSTPSKQQTGLDLSKIKQSFTPEKIVRVHLTQLDPSLYSLNCSTLLYPSKETQKSSSNHSAPVSPSLSPSDHATPPTALNSPAHPSSKRRKKIVRPLPPSRRTRSLPNRCKVSSLDKKSDSVQEASDEMCKDEPLQAPSSDPLNSNADDTRETLPSRDDSKDANTEKNLDEPSASVVSTMEEPKSCRNRRSRQRDVESQSSDGVVVAKEPTKRRGLRERLVPKVKWKLRGGPRHESEAEGQETLENEVKEDKEEKLLIDPNPPQTDSNSPSVTISEETTPGKEETTDQAIDQDGSETTVLQEENDEENIEEIVESEEKPLENISESEEKPLESSGKSEERPLESTGESEEKPLESIGESEERPLESIGESEERPLESIGESEERPLESIGESEERPLESIGESEERPLESIGESEERPLESIGESEEKPLESIGESEEKPLESSGEFEEKPLESSGESEEKPLESSGESNSQVGAEVAPPETLEMDMTESVEPVTEPTDLGAESSALSDLSKKMKVTRKGQKAKSRSIKAQRIAAKRLAAKLLEAQNKAEPKPPAQSSKVEMPSSDNGDFLKPTVSARPSRVIKMPRRFMDDSEPPTTENQNKKVLAKPILTLAELEKQVLSDTLLPPSDPRFSLFNEDDHLNVLPPISPHTDSTQTASSPSSSSTSSPALQSAPSTPSESVRKNILRAPTFCWRSSNVLEAQETSSNPPLFRLQSPASPEEQVKPNPPVTTPTSPLPTKPDSAKRSPLLRAPQFTPSEAHLKIYQSVSLSDKEAKTQADHCSTTVVAPTAEVLVSPSAKSGDPHPSGRRANHLALPLFVDTLSSNMEVPCNSSESGNLQHNDVLDASNKPLEIGGMTLCPENGARPVCKLAAQSNSMSRTCQEEGVPFPPNEIALSGTDKKVISLLEKAKIQLFKIDKQKNVDPTAAESSPEENGPLSPAAQGQDSPLQGPRIKHVCRHPAVALGQPRAMIPEDIPRLSALPLCEREAAEPPAPPEDGSSASEPETITVVKQRPVRQPPPPPPRRPKPVSRAKLRMTRCGECKGCSVTEDCGTCVNCLDKTKFGGPNTKKQCCVYKRCDVIEARRLQRLAHKGRKAIRHLSARDSASESDESFTDPFRNEDTEASDRLESAQTTQRKSSRRCVRQRPCYDLFPDSEDSDYDPSPSAPRRKQRRESDLLPQDSEEQSKPRRTPQQPLILRARSGPEPDSMVNGSSTKIKSSDGTHRLRVDFKEDCDLQNVWLMGGLSILTSVPITPTHVCLLCASRGHHQFLYCQVCCEPFHTFCLEESERPLPEQEDSWCCQRCKFCNVCGRKGKAKKPLLECELCQTNYHINCLGPNYSVKPPRSRKGWLCSSCIRCKSCGASPAVEADMELTEGGNLCTECSSLYNKGNFCPICNRCYEENDYESKMIQCVKCVKWVHSKCEGLSDEGYEILSNLPESVVYTCPPCLDGSSAIWREAMLSELTAGIHDVLQGLLTSTFFRPLMHCVQCKSGENEGKCHHTPCDLESLGHLIEEGYYNSIATFNDDVVWIIQQAMKSGHLDKHEEAVKKLYIELMEKPFTWFNVEDSKYWEKNHKSVNNGLLPHAVVPPYPDHTYAHWREREDGSLSSNGIKPLPVSPEKVKREVESGVDKDKDSRQCALCLKYGDDEPKDAGRLLYIGQNEWTHINCAIWSAEVFEENDGSLKNVHAAVARGRQLRCEHCMKIGATVGCCLSTCQSNYHFMCARATHCSFQDDKKMFCQKHTKLLDGTTVSGDGFEVLRRVYVDFDGINFRRKFLQGLEPDNIHMMIGSMKIDTLGMLTDLSVSEGKIYPVGYQCSRLYWSTLDARRRCWYKCRVVEHRPKEGDLPPEWLDSQDNRTIIHSPGHIPAEKVSSKPLTPERIPVPCPPPSVPITTAVAPRSFSGARMKTPNYSPSRRPLGGTSRPLPSPGSPSSSSLSHHILTVSDPEVTPLRRSRRPPVPSPKATRQSSSRISSPPPPSSPMAITRRSSAEMETTVPILCVIGDASPRSVTSPLRCGAQLTVGAEALEEESEGGSSSEEDAGDQYYGLTRTVVSHEPLSPLLSTVTSGHIDQLDGIHDGTDSEDTSQNHNGPLSSGKTPTHLPSDIVEFVLKAVGESGAQGQQERPSPAATTSTVILNGLTATPLSNGTIQGPPPLRDPPQVQRVCRPLMGMPSNGPLCPAEPGTVTLGNSGSNILLLNKQTGQMLINVQGSGPDRATNPPLEISKPDSITITRLAPKVAPKPTNKVPISCLPHTTASKLPPSAQSKPNLGTVLIQTAPAGSPSWTFRVLPMVNVVQGSGQLTLGPQAVMAPTISGIPQTCLLQGLSMNTGLLSVAPAPTHPPTQVQLPLIQPAPPKPVHVQPISMKRPGSDTSNASKKPKLDSSNKLEPLNPQKLTQSVALNFNCTSTKTTNTRPKRKTKEPVLRDIFDLDLIVEEEEPRFTMNGLHLDLTVDVKTEYPTTESAKESPTSEHAQDFSPNFDDFEDRFQEEKENLLPRRGSPHLRFEIISEDGFYAQSDSADGAWRKVVEKVQEARGVSRLRQLSFSGLKGARMLGVLHDAVLFLLEQLSGGERCRGYKFLFHPQEVEEEELVINPSGCARSEFYVRKCTFDMFNFLASQHRTLPELCSYEEEEEEVQLKSTRRATSLDLPMAMRFRHLKKTSKEAVGVYRSAIHGRGLFCKRNIDVGEMVIEYSGIVIRSVLTDKREKYYDSKGIGCYMFRIDDFDVVDATMHGNAARFINHSCEPNCYSRVIHVEGQKHIVIFALRSIYRGEELTYDYKFPIEDASNKLPCNCGAKKCRRYLN, from the exons ATGGCGGCTGCGGCCTCGGCTGGTCCCGGAGCCTCGGGCTCGGTTCGGGGCCGCTTTCCGGGCCGCCCCTGGGTGGGGAGAAGCGGGAACCGGGCGGACAGGGTTCGGATCCCATTTCAGAGCGCTGGGAGAGCGGCGGAGATCGTAGACCCGGTACAGCTGCGGATCCTCGAGCTCCACCTGAACATGCAGCGCCTGGTGGTGGCCTGTGGCCCGGACAGTGACAGCGCCGAG gatgatgagtttttgggtttTAGCGAAGACCCCCCTGTACGGCAGCCTCTGCGACTGACCCTGAGATCAAACAGAG ttgGTAAATCTAAGACCTCGAGAAAGTCCTCCTTATCCTTCTCAGTGGTGTCTGCCTCTGCCGCATCAAGTCCCAGCTCCAAGCAAGAGGCTCCTGCTGCGTCTTGTAAGCGGGAAAGTCCCCCCAGCACACCCTCCAAGCAACAGACCGGCCTCGATCTGTCCAAAATAAAGCAGAGCTTCACCCCTGAGAAGATAGTCCGGGTGCACCTGACACAACTGGATCCCTCGTTGTATAGTCTGAACTGTTCTACGTTACTGTACCCGTCAAAGGAAACGCAGAAATCTTCATCCAATCACAGCGCCCCTGTATCCCCCAGCCTTTCCCCTTCTGACCATGCCACTCCCCCAACGGCGCTGAATAGCCCCGCCCATCCCTCCTCTAAGCGGCGGAAGAAGATCGTCAGACCGCTCCCTCCTAGTCGCCGCACTCGGAGCTTACCAAATCGGTGCAAAGTGAGCTCTTTAGACAAGAAATCGGACTCTGTCCAGGAGGCATCTGATGAGATGTGTAAGGACGAGCCTCTTCAAGCTCCTTCATCAGACCCACTGAACAGCAATGCTGATGATACAAGGGAGACCCTACCCTCAAGAGATGACTCCAAGGATGCAAATACTGAGAAGAATCTAGATGAGCCATCTGCTTCTGTTGTTTCCACTATGGAGGAACCAAAAAGTTGTAGGAATCGTAGATCTAGACAAAGAGACGTTGAAAGTCAGAGCTCTGATGGGGTAGTAGTGGCCAAAGAGCCAACGAAACGCAGAGGACTAAGGGAGCGACTTGTTCCCAAGGTCAAATGGAAGCTACGAGGAGGTCCTAGGCACGAGAGCGAGGCAGAAGGACAAGAAACACTTGAAAACGAAGTTAAGGAGGATAAAGAAGAGAAACTACTGATTGACCCCAATCCTCCACAGACTGACAGTAATTCGCCCTCTGTAACAATCTCTGAAGAAACGACGCCTGGAAAGGAAGAAACCACTGATCAAGCCATAGACCAAGATGGCTCTGAAACTACTGTTCTCCAAGAAGAAAATGATGAAGAGAACATTGAAGAGATTGTTGAGTCCGAGGAGAAACCTCTTGAGAACATCAGTGAGTCTGAGGAGAAACCTCTGGAAAGCAGCGGGAAGTCCGAGGAGAGACCTCTGGAGAGCACTGGTGAGTCCGAGGAGAAACCTCTGGAGAGCATTGGTGAGTCCGAGGAGAGACCTCTGGAGAGCATTGGTGAGTCCGAGGAGAGACCTCTGGAGAGCATTGGTGAGTCCGAGGAGAGACCTCTGGAGAGCATTGGTGAGTCCGAGGAGAGACCTCTGGAGAGCATTGGTGAGTCCGAGGAGAGACCTCTGGAGAGCATTGGTGAGTCCGAGGAGAGACCTCTGGAGAGCATTGGTGAGTCCGAGGAGAAACCTCTGGAGAGCATTGGTGAGTCCGAGGAGAAACCTCTGGAGAGCAGCGGGGAGTTTGAGGAGAAACCTCTGGAGAGCAGCGGGGAGTCTGAGGAGAAACCTCTGGAGAGCAGCGGGGAGTCAAACTCACAGGTCGGAGCTGAAGTAGCTCCTCCTGAAACGTTGGAGATGGACATGACTGAGAGTGTAGAACCGGTGACTGAGCCCACTGATTTAGGTGCAGAGTCTTCTGCCTTGTCCGATCTTTCAAAGAAGATGAAGGTTACGAGAAAGGGGCAAAAGGCGAAGAGTCGTTCAATCAAGGCGCAGCGTATTGCAGCCAAGAGATTGGCGGCCAAGCTGCTGGAGGCGCAGAACAAGGCTGAACCAAAACCACCAGCTCAGTCTTCCAAAGTGGAAATGCCAAGTAGTGACAATGGAGACTTCCTCAAGCCTACAGTCAGCGCCAGACCTTCCAGAGTCATCAAAATGCCTCGTAGATTCATGGACGACTCCGAGCCTCCTACCACCGAAAACCAGAACAAGAAGGTTCTCGCTAAGCCGATCCTTACCTTGGCCGAGCTGGAGAAGCAGGTTCTCTCGGATACTCTTCTTCCACCTTCTGACCCGCGCTTCAGTCTCTTTAACGAAGATGACCACCTCAACGTGCTACCTCCCATATCTCCCCATACAGACTCCACCCAGACGGCTtcatctccttcttcttcctccacctcctctcccgCTCTTCAATCCGCTCCATCAACTCCCTCTGAAAGCGTGCGCAAAAACATCCTCCGGGCCCCAACGTTCTGTTGGAGATCATCAAACGTTTTGGAGGCCCAGGAGACGAGTTCTAATCCACCTCTCTTTCGTCTGCAGTCTCCGGCCTCGCCGGAGGAGCAAGTAAAGCCCAACCCTCCGGTTACAACTCCAACTTCTCCTCTTCCAACCAAACCAGATTCCGCCAAACGTTCTCCTCTCCTCCGCGCCCCTCAGTTCACACCCAGTGAAGCGCACTTGAAGATTTACCAGTCTGTCTCTCTTAGCGACAAGGAGGCCAAGACTCAAGCAGACCACTGTTCCACCACCGTTGTTGCTCCTACGGCAGAAGTCTTAGTGTCTCCTTCGGCTAAATCTGGTGATCCCCATCCTTCAGGGAGACGGGCAAACCACCTGGCTTTACCTCTGTTTGTGGACACCCTTTCTTCCAATATGGAAGTTCCTTGTAACTCATCAGAGAGCGGAAACCTACAACACAATGATGTCCTAGATGCATCAAACAAACCCCTCGAGATCGGAGGCATGACCCTGTGCCCGGAGAACGGTGCCAGGCCCGTGTGCAAACTGGCTGCTCAATCCAATTCTATGTCTCGCACTTGCCAGGAAGAGGGGGTCCCCTTCCCACCCAACGAAATCGCCTTGTCTGGTACTGACAAGAAGGTGATCAGCCTCCTGGAGAAGGCCAAGATACAACTCTTCAAGATAGACAAGCAGAAGAACGTGGACCCG ACGGCTGCTGAATCCTCTCCAGAGGAGAACGGGCCCTTATCTCCAGCCGCTCAG GGCCAGGACTCGCCCCTTCAAGGACCTCGCATTAAACACGTGTGCCGTCATCCAGCCGTGGCCCTGGGACAGCCACGCGCCATGATCCCGGAAGACATCCCCAGACTCAGCGCCTTACCGCTATGTGAGAGGGAGGCTGCTGAGCCTCCAGCGCCCCCCGAAG ACGGGTCTTCTGCCTCTGAGCCGGAGACCATCACGGTGGTGAAGCAGAGGCCAGTGAGGCAGCCCCCGCCTCCTCCGCCGCGTAGACCGAAGCCTGTATCCAGGGCTAAGCTACGCATGACCAGGTGCGGGGAATGTAAAGGCTGCTCTGTGACGGAGGACTGCGGGACCTGTGTCAACTGCCTGGACAAAACCAAATTTGGCGGCCCCAACACCAAGAAGCAATGTTGTGT GTACAAGCGTTGCGATGTGATTGAGGCCCGCCGGCTGCAGAGATTGGCACACAAAG GACGGAAAGCGATCAGGCACCTCTCCGCACGTGACAGCGCCTCCGAATCTGACGAATCCTTCACCGATCCTTTCCGAAACGAAGACACGGAAGCTTCCGACCGTCTGGAAAGCGCACAGACGACCCAACGCAAATCCAGCCGCCGCTGCGTAAGGCAGCGCCCCTGCTACGACCTCTTCCCCGATTCCGAAGACTCAGACTACGACCCGAGCCCCAGCGCCCCCCGCCGCAAGCAGAGACGGGAGTCTG ATTTGCTTCCCCAGGACTCGGAGGAGCAGAGTAAACCCCGCAGAACCCCGCAGCAGCCCCTGATCCTCCGAGCCAGGTCTGGGCCGGAGCCG GACTCTATGGTGAACGGTTCATCAACCAAGATCAAATCTTCTGATGGAACGCATCGCTTACGTGTGGATTTTAAG GAGGACTGTGACTTGCAGAACGTGTGGCTGATGGGGGGACTCAGCATCCTGACCTCTGTACCCATAACGCCAACGCACGTGTGCCTGCTGTGCGCCAGCCGCGGGCATCATCAG TTCTTGTACTGTCAGGTGTGCTGTGAACCTTTCCACACATTCTGCCTGGAGGAGTCCGAGCGGCCTCTACCCGAGCAGGAGGACAGCTGGTGCTGCCAAAGATGCAAGTTCTGCAATGTGTGCGGACGCAAGGGGAAGGCCAAAAAG CCTTTACTGGAGTGTGAACTATGTCAGACAAACTACCACATCAACTGTCTGGGTCCAAATTATTCCGTCAAACCACCTCGCAGCAGGAAAGGCTGG CTTTGCTCATCCTGCATTCGTTGCAAGAGCTGCGGAGCTTCTCCTGCTGTGGAGGCAGATATGGAGCTAACAGAAGGTGGTAACCTGTGTACAGAATGCTCCAGCCTGTATAATAAAG GAAATTTCTGCCCCATCTGCAATCGCTGCTACGAAGAAAACGACTATGAGAGCAAAATGATTCAGTGTGTAAAATGTGTGAAGTGGGTGCACTCCAAGTGTGAGGGGCTCTCAG ACGAGGGATACGAGATCCTGTCCAACCTTCCCGAGAGTGTGGTGTACACCTGCCCCCCGTGTCTGGACGGCTCCAGCGCTATATGGCGGGAGGCCATGCTATCAGAGCTTACCGCCGGCATCCATGACGTCCTACAGGGGCTACTCACCTCAACGTTTTTCAGACCACTCATGCACTGTGTACAG TGTAAAAGTGGAGAAAACGAGGGGAAGTGTCACCATACGCCCTGCGATCTAGAGTCCCTGGGTCACCTGATAGAGGAAGGTTACTACAACTCGATA GCCACGTTCAACGATGATGTTGTTTGGATTATACAACAAGCGATGAAGAGCGGCCACTTGGATAAACATGAGGAAGCCGTGAAGAAACTGTATATCGAG TTGATGGAGAAACCCTTCACCTGGTTTAATGTTGAAGACTCCAAATACTGGGAGAAGAACCACAAATCTGTGAATAA TGGGCTCCTCCCTCACGCAGTGGTGCCCCCGTACCCGGATCATACCTATGCCCATTGGCGGGAGAGAGAAGACGGCTCCTTGTCTAGTAATGGAATCAAGCCGCTCCCTGTGTCCCCTGAGAAAG TGAAGAGAGAAGTGGAGTCGGGTGTGGATAAGGACAAGGATTCCCGTCAGTGCGCCTTGTGTCTTAAGTACGGAGATGATGAGCCAAAG GACGCCGGAAGACTACTTTATATCGGCCAGAACGAGTGGACCCACATCAACTGCGCCATCTGGTCGGCCGAGGTCTTCGAGGAGAACGACGGGTCCTTGAAAAACGTGCACGCCGCCGTGGCTCGGGGGCGACAGCTG CGTTGCGAACACTGTATGAAAATTGGCGCCACGGTCGGCTGCTGTCTGTCCACTTGTCAAAGTAACTACCACTTCATGTGCGCGCGGGCCACCCACTGCAGCTTTCAGGATGACAAGAAGATGTTCTGCCAGAAACACACCAAACTGCTGGACGGAACG ACTGTTTCTGGCGACGGCTTTGAGGTGCTGCGTCGCGTCTACGTGGACTTCGATGGAATCAACTTCAGAAGGAAGTTTCTGCAGGGGCTAGAACCGGACAATATACACATGATGATCG GTTCCATGAAGATAGACACGCTGGGCATGCTGACGGATCTATCAGTCTCTGAAGGGAAGATTTACCCTGTGGGTTACCA GTGTTCTCGCTTATACTGGAGCACACTGGATGCCAGGCGGCGCTGCTGGTACAAATGTAGGGTGGTCGAGCATCGCCCTAAAGAGGGGGATCTACCCCCGGAATGGCTGGACAGTCAGGATAACAGGACGATCATTCACAGTCCAGGGCACATCCCAG CTGAGAAGGTCTCATCCAAACCTCTGACCCCAGAAAGGATCCCCGTCCCTTGCCCACCCCCCTCGGTGCCCATCACCACAGCAGTTGCCCCCCGCTCTTTCAGTGGTGCACGAATGAAGACTCCAAACTACTCTCCATCGCGGCGACCACTAGGAGGAACCTCCCGACCTTTGCCCTCTCCAG GGAGTCCATCATCTTCCTCCTTATCCCATCACATCCTGACTGTCAGTGATCCTGAGGTGACTCCTCTTCGGAGAAGCAGACGACCCCCGGTGCCATCACCCAAGGCCACGCGTCAGTCTTCTTCCCGGATCTcgagtcctcctcctcccagctCCCCGATGGCGATCACTCGCCGCTCCTCGGCTGAGATGGAGACCACGGTCCCGATTCTCTGTGTCATAGGTGACGCTTCTCCTCGGTCGGTCACTAGTCCGTTGCGATGTGGAGCGCAGCTGACCGTTGGCGCTGAGGCCCTGGAGGAGGAATCGGAGGGGGGAAGTAGCTCGGAGGAGGACGCAGGGGACCAGTACTATGGACTGACGAGGACTGTGGTGTCCCACGAGCCTCTGAGCCCTCTACTATCTACTGTAACGTCCGGACATATTGACCAGCTTGATGGCATCCATGACGGTACCGATAGTGAGGAcacatcacagaaccacaatggaCCCCTGAGTAGCGGTAAGACCCCCACCCACCTGCCTTCTGATATAGTGGAGTTTGTGCTAAAGGCGGTTGGGGAATCGGGGGCACAGGGGCAGCAGGAGAGGCCCTCACCAGCCGCGACCACCTCCACCGTCATCCTCAACGGGCTCACAGCAACCCCCCTGTCTAATGGCACAATCCAAGGACCGCCACCCCTCAGGGACCCACCGCAAGTGCAAAGGGTGTGTCGCCCCCTCATGGGCATGCCCTCTAATGGCCCCCTATGCCCCGCCGAGCCTGGCACAGTCACCCTGGGCAACTCAGGATCCAATATCCTATTACTCAACAAGCAAACGGGCCAGATGCTTATAAACGTGCAGGGCAGCGGGCCGGACCGGGCCACCAATCCTCCACTGGAGATCTCCAAACCGGACAGCATCACCATCACAAGACTCGCCCCTAAAGTAGCCCCCAAGCCGACCAACAAAGTCCCCATCTCTTGTCTTCCTCACACTACTGCATCTAAGCTTCCTCCATCAGCACAGTCCAAACCAAACCTTGGCACAGTTTTAATACAGACGGCCCCCGCAGGATCCCCGTCATGGACGTTTCGTGTCCTGCCAATGGTAAACGTGGTACAAGGCAGCGGGCAGCTCACACTGGGGCCACAGGCGGTGATGGCCCCAACAATCTCTGGCATCCCCCAGACTTGTCTCCTGCAGGGCCTTTCTATGAACACAGGACTACTCAGCGTGGCCCCTGCTCCCACCCATCCCCCCACACAAGTGCAGCTGCCCCTCATCCAACCTGCACCCCCTAAACCTGTCCATGTACAACCCATCAGCATGAAGAGACCCGGCAGCGACACCAGCAACGCTTCCAAGAAACCAAAACTTGACTCGTCTAATAAACTGGAACCACTGAATCCGCAGAAGTTAACGCAGTCTGTGGCACTGAACTTTAATTGCACATCAACAAAGACGACTAACACAAG ACCAAAACGTAAGACAAAAGAACCAGTTCTCCGAGATATTTTTGATCTGGACCTGATAGTTGAGGAGGAGGAGCCACGTTTCACCATGAATGG GCTTCATCTAGACCTCACTGTGGATGTAAAAACTGAGTATCCAACAACGGAATCAGCCAAAGAGTCCCCCACCTCGGAGCACGCCCAAG ATTTCTCCCCCAATTTTGACGACTTTGAGGACCGATTTCAGGAAGAGAAGGAAAATCTGTTACCGAGAAGAGGCAGCCCCCACCTGCGCTTCGAAATAATCAGCGAGGATGGATTTTACGCCCAGTCTGACAGCGCAGACG GTGCTTGGAGAAAAGTGGTTGAAAAGGTGCAGGAGGCTCGAGGTGTCAGCCGGCTCAGACAGTTGTCCTTCTCAG GCCTGAAGGGAGCGAGGATGCTGGGAGTCCTGCACGACGCCGTCCTCTTCCTCCTGGAGCAGCTGAGCGGAGGCGAGCGCTGCCGGGGATACAAGTTCCTGTTCCATccgcaggaggtggaggaggaagagctgGTGATCAACCCGTCTGGCTGCGCCCGGAGCGAGTTCTACGTCAG GAAATGTACCTTTGACATGTTCAATTTCTTGGCGTCGCAGCATCGCACCCTTCCGGAACTGTGCTCGtacgaagaagaggaggaggaggtgcagctgAAGTCCACCAG GAGGGCGACCAGTCTGGATCTCCCCATGGCCATGAGGTTCCGGCACCTGAAGAAAACTTCTAAGGAGGCGGTCGGGGTCTATAG gtcaGCCATTCACGGCCGGGGGCTGTTTTGCAAAAGAAACATTGATGTTGGAGAGATGGTCATCGAGTACTCGGGCATCGTGATCCGCTCCGTGCTGACCGACAAGAGGGAGAAATATTACGACAGCAAG GGCATTGGATGTTACATGTTCCGCATTGATGACTTTGACGTGGTGGACGCTACGATGCACGGCAACGCGGCGCGTTTCATTAACCACTCGTGCGAGCCCAACTGCTACTCCAGGGTCATCCACGTGGAAGGTCAGAAGCACATCGTCATCTTCGCCCTGCGCAGCATCTACCGCGGCGAGGAGCTGACCTACGACTACAAGTTCCCCATCGAGGACGCCAGCAACAAGCTGCCCTGCAACTGTGGTGCCAAGAAGTGTCGCCGGTACCTCAACTGA